From one Triticum aestivum cultivar Chinese Spring chromosome 4B, IWGSC CS RefSeq v2.1, whole genome shotgun sequence genomic stretch:
- the LOC123093759 gene encoding homeobox protein BEL1 homolog, producing the protein MAHDPSLGFADYFSAADAAAASLMPQMDEGAPELYGLQSGMELLGMRGLHAAAMSGATSVSADVHCDGGGDGHDASTMRFFLEQQQQQHHQHHQPSQQAPLSLSLCRPEEVAQLHQQQHHHHLGGSSQQQHEASAASWMLPHEHEAATYAHGHGAAWPLRSSRFLLPAQQLLQGYCSLPVDITPKRAKPPQQDEAGGGEASSSSTSGWTPSAQIQAMEALELKRLKDRLYVMLEEVDRRYRRYCEQMRGLAGGFEAVAGERAASGYTAVAARTISRHFRSLRDGIVAQLQAVRKALGEKDVAPPGMTRGDTPRLKVLDQCIRQQKAMHQNGGMMMDSHPWRPQRGLPERAVTILRAWLFEHFLNPYPSDVDKHILARQTGLSRSQVSNWFINARVRLWKPMVEEMYVEEMKGEQQDDGGLINPNNPSSSGSHASDAQGQQGAAAADEGERVGGADDRKPTRAQLHVGHDAGSLASVVNIAGVSARMEGFGVMDAGHHLDFDAYGGQGQGGFGGGAGGVSLTLGLQQHDTHGGGGGVNIAFGAPSSAQHGAGGFLFPGEQMDGVGLHPSGGHGQNIQFGMDGAPEASSHGVQDQQHYRGMSAGFHLLRDLAG; encoded by the exons ATGGCGCACGATCCCAGCCTGGGCTTCGCGGACTACTTCTCGGcggccgacgcggcggcggcgtcgcTCATGCCGCAGATGGACGAGGGCGCGCCGGAGCTGTACGGCTTGCAGTCCGGGATGGAGCTGCTCGGCATGCGCGGCCTGCACGCTGCCGCCATGTCCGGCGCGACGTCCGTCTCCGCGGATGTTCACTGCGACGGGGGAGGAGACGGCCACGATGCCTCCACCATGCGCTTCTTcctcgagcagcagcagcagcagcatcatcaaCATCACCAGCCGAGCCAGCAGGCGCCGTTGTCCCTGTCGCTGTGCCGGCCGGAGGAAGTCGCGCagctgcaccagcagcagcaccatcaccatctcggcGGCTCGTCTCAGCAGCAGCACGAGGCGTCCGCGGCGTCGTGGATGCTGCCGCACGAGCACGAGGCGGCGACGTACGCGCACGGGCACGGCGCGGCGTGGCCGCTGCGCAGCTCCCGGTTCCTGCTCCCGGCGCAGCAGCTCCTGCAGGGCTACTGCAGCCTCCCCGTGGACATCACCCCGAAGCGCGCCAAGCCGCCGCAGCAagacgaggccggcggcggcgaggcctcgtcgtcgtcgacgTCGGGCTGGACCCCGTCGGCGCAGATCCAGGCCATGGAGGCGCTGGAGCTCAAGCGGCTCAAGGACAGGCTCTACGTCATGCTGGAGGAG GTGGATCGGAGGTACAGGAGGTACTGCGAGCAGATGAGAGGGCTGGCGGGCGGGTTCGAGGCGGTGGCGGGGGAGCGGGCGGCGTCGGGATacacggcggtggcggcgcggaccATCTCGCGGCACTTCCGGAGCCTTAGGGACGGGATCGTGGCGCAGCTGCAGGCGGTGCGGAAGGCGCTCGGGGAGAAGGACGTGGCGCCGCCGGGGATGACACGGGGCGACACGCCGCGGCTCAAGGTGCTGGACCAATGCATCCGGCAGCAAAAGGCGATGCACCAGAACGGCGGCATGATGATGGATAGCCACCCTTGGCGGCCGCAGCGCGGTCTGCCCGAGCGCGCGGTCACCATTCTCCGGGCATGGCTCTTCGAGCACTTCCTCAACCC GTATCCGAGCGACGTGGACAAGCACATCCTGGCTCGCCAGACGGGCCTCTCACGGAGCCAG GTGTCCAACTGGTTCATCAACGCGCGGGTGCGGCTGTGGAAGCCCATGGTGGAGGAGATGTACGTGGAGGAGATGAAGGGCGAGCAGCAGGACGACGGCGGCCTGATAAACCCTAACAACCCTAGCAGCAGCGGCAGCCACGCCTCCGACGCGCAGGGGCAGCAGGGGGCGGCCGCGGCCGACGAAGGCGAGCGCGTCGGGGGTGCCGACGACCGGAAGCCGACGCGGGCGCAGCTGCATGTTGGACACGACGCCGGCTCGCTCGCCTCCGTCGTCAACATCGCCGGCGTTTCCGCGCGAATGGAGGGCTTCGGCGTCATGGACGCCGGCCACCACCTCGACTTTGACGCGTACGGTGGGCAGGGCCAGGGAGGATtcgggggcggcgcgggcggcgtgtCGCTCACGCTGGGGCTGCAGCAGCACGAcacgcacggcggcggcggcggcgtgaacaTCGCGTTCGGCGCGCCGTCGTCCGCGCAGCACGGCGCGGGCGGGTTCCTGTTCCCGGGCGAGCAGATGGACGGCGTGGGCTTGCATCCGTCCGGCGGCCACGGCCAGAACATCCAGTTCGGCATGGACGGCGCCCCCGAGGCGTCGTCCCACGGCGTGCAGGACCAGCAGCACTACCGGGGGATGAGCGCCGGCTTTCACCTGCTCCGTGACCTGGCCGGCTGA